One Nesterenkonia populi DNA window includes the following coding sequences:
- a CDS encoding ABC transporter permease has translation MSTRAQQEQTPQQKGAAQESALSRMLWAARDCWTIVLQELTHLLRQPSTFAWQIGFPVVMVLMFVYVFGSAMDVTGQGAGEGYVDFAMPGMFAMTMALGFMDTAYAITHNKEKGFMDRFRSMPMAVSAPVTGRALSDVIRAALDLAIIAGVALLVGWRSGGSLTATLLAFALLLWLRLALIFVGICLGLCIRNTETAGMLFAVAFPLGFISSVFTPPEMMPGWLGSIAAWNPVSSTATAIRELFETPGIESLEPSYWIDGHAVAAAIIWPAAIMAVFVPLAVRQFQNLSR, from the coding sequence ATGAGCACCCGCGCACAGCAGGAACAGACCCCGCAGCAGAAGGGAGCTGCCCAGGAGAGCGCATTGTCGCGAATGCTGTGGGCGGCACGGGACTGCTGGACCATCGTGCTGCAGGAGCTGACCCACCTGCTGCGCCAGCCCTCCACCTTCGCCTGGCAGATCGGCTTCCCCGTGGTCATGGTGCTCATGTTCGTCTACGTCTTCGGCTCCGCGATGGACGTCACCGGTCAGGGCGCCGGCGAAGGGTATGTGGACTTCGCCATGCCCGGGATGTTCGCCATGACGATGGCCCTGGGCTTCATGGACACCGCCTACGCCATCACCCACAACAAGGAGAAGGGCTTCATGGACCGGTTCAGGTCTATGCCGATGGCTGTCTCCGCTCCGGTGACCGGCCGAGCGCTCTCCGATGTCATTCGGGCTGCCTTGGACCTGGCGATCATCGCCGGCGTGGCGCTGCTCGTCGGCTGGCGATCCGGCGGAAGCCTCACTGCGACCCTGCTCGCCTTCGCACTGCTGCTATGGCTGCGGCTCGCTTTGATATTCGTGGGCATCTGCCTGGGTCTGTGCATCAGGAACACAGAGACCGCCGGGATGCTGTTCGCCGTGGCGTTCCCGCTGGGGTTCATCTCCTCAGTCTTCACCCCGCCGGAGATGATGCCCGGATGGCTCGGGTCGATTGCGGCCTGGAACCCGGTGTCCTCCACTGCCACAGCGATCCGCGAACTCTTTGAGACTCCAGGGATCGAGTCTCTGGAGCCCTCCTACTGGATCGACGGCCATGCGGTGGCGGCTGCGATCATCTGGCCCGCAGCGATCATGGCGGTCTTCGTTCCCCTGGCCGTCCGCCAGTTCCAGAACCTCAGCAGGTAG
- a CDS encoding MsnO8 family LLM class oxidoreductase translates to MKLSLLDRSRTRVGYAEGEALHHTVERAVRAEELGYHRLWTAEHHAVPGVATGAPAVLMAAAAARTSRIRIGSGGVMLPHHQPLVVAEQFLMLEGLHPGRIDLGLGRSLGFTPPVRRALRQESSELADFEADLRELSDYLSGTAEITARPVTEQAPPMFLLATGQGISTAATLGLPVIVGGPVLQKPELTEMLRDYRRNFRPSPHAESPRVTVSLDIYLADTAEEAQELALPEIWAMARSRETGEFGPLEAPQDIRAQQWSRRTAERIEESVERTLAGPASAVEPQLEELLERTGAAEVMASASTYDIQALAEMDAALAELLLG, encoded by the coding sequence GTGAAGCTCTCTCTTCTTGACCGGTCCCGGACGCGGGTGGGCTATGCCGAGGGTGAGGCGCTGCACCATACCGTTGAGCGTGCCGTCCGCGCCGAAGAGCTCGGCTACCACCGGCTCTGGACCGCGGAGCATCATGCGGTGCCCGGCGTGGCCACCGGCGCCCCAGCTGTCCTGATGGCCGCGGCCGCGGCACGCACCTCACGCATCAGAATCGGCTCCGGAGGGGTCATGCTCCCCCACCATCAGCCCCTGGTGGTCGCCGAACAGTTCCTCATGCTCGAGGGGCTCCACCCGGGACGCATCGACCTGGGGCTCGGCCGGTCCCTGGGCTTCACTCCCCCAGTGCGGCGCGCCCTCCGCCAGGAGTCCAGTGAGCTCGCCGACTTCGAAGCCGACCTCCGAGAGCTCAGCGACTATCTGAGCGGCACCGCCGAGATCACTGCCCGGCCCGTCACCGAACAGGCTCCGCCCATGTTCCTGCTGGCCACCGGACAGGGCATCAGCACCGCAGCGACACTGGGCCTGCCCGTCATCGTCGGCGGGCCCGTCCTCCAGAAGCCCGAGCTGACAGAGATGCTCCGCGACTACCGCAGGAACTTCCGGCCCAGCCCACACGCCGAGAGCCCCCGGGTCACCGTCTCCCTGGACATCTATCTCGCCGACACCGCTGAAGAGGCCCAGGAGCTCGCCCTCCCGGAGATCTGGGCCATGGCCCGCTCCCGAGAGACCGGAGAGTTCGGTCCCCTCGAAGCACCCCAAGACATCCGCGCTCAGCAGTGGAGCCGCCGCACCGCAGAACGCATCGAGGAATCCGTGGAACGGACCCTCGCAGGGCCGGCGAGCGCCGTCGAGCCTCAGCTGGAGGAGCTTCTCGAGCGGACCGGCGCGGCGGAGGTCATGGCCTCCGCCTCCACCTATGACATCCAGGCGCTCGCCGAGATGGATGCGGCCCTGGCCGAGCTTCTTCTGGGGTGA
- a CDS encoding GNAT family N-acetyltransferase, translated as MTLDFRVTAHHHLTGEDLDRLRVLFDREYFAEYGPWTPDGPYGYSPAEVHVMAFQAGELRGHVGFQPRTIAVGEQDVTIAGTGGVLVAPETRGSGLGRHMLHRAQEAMRHTPGVEFGYLGCRPAVVPFYEAAGWHRIHALERHLSRLDPSTVVESDTAPILICAAARAIAEWPDGDIDLRGGTW; from the coding sequence ATGACACTGGATTTCCGTGTGACCGCGCACCATCACCTGACCGGCGAGGATCTCGACCGGCTGCGGGTGCTCTTCGACCGTGAATACTTTGCTGAATACGGTCCGTGGACCCCTGACGGCCCTTATGGGTACTCGCCTGCTGAGGTCCACGTCATGGCGTTTCAGGCCGGGGAGCTGCGGGGGCATGTGGGCTTCCAACCAAGGACCATCGCCGTCGGCGAGCAGGATGTGACCATTGCCGGGACCGGGGGCGTCCTGGTAGCCCCGGAGACGCGAGGCTCGGGTCTCGGGCGGCACATGTTGCACCGGGCCCAGGAAGCCATGCGACACACGCCAGGGGTTGAGTTCGGGTATCTCGGCTGCCGCCCCGCCGTGGTCCCGTTCTACGAGGCCGCAGGATGGCACCGCATCCACGCTCTCGAACGCCACCTTTCCCGCCTCGACCCGTCAACGGTCGTCGAGTCCGACACCGCCCCGATCCTCATCTGCGCTGCCGCACGCGCCATCGCGGAATGGCCTGACGGAGACATCGACCTCCGCGGCGGCACTTGGTAG